The following are encoded in a window of Lactobacillus acidophilus genomic DNA:
- a CDS encoding YSIRK-type signal peptide-containing protein, translated as MRRDLHNLDVGDVKEKQRFSIRKLTVGTASVLLGTTFLFGAGQTAYADTTASGAITSEDSQNQIGG; from the coding sequence ATGAGAAGAGACTTACACAATTTAGACGTAGGGGACGTTAAAGAAAAACAACGTTTTTCAATTCGCAAGTTAACTGTAGGTACTGCTAGTGTATTGCTGGGTACTACATTCTTGTTTGGTGCAGGTCAGACTGCTTACGCTGATACTACTGCTTCAGGTGCTATTACTAGTGAAGATTCCCAAAACCAAATTGGGGGGTAG
- the msrB gene encoding peptide-methionine (R)-S-oxide reductase MsrB gives MVLDESKKKQALKKLTQEEYDVTQNAATEYPFTGKYDNFYEKGIYVDVVSGEPLFSSQDKYDAGCGWPSFTKPIEKLQYHRDQSHGMERTEVVSPEAQSHLGHVFTDGPVDRGGLRYCINSAALKFIPYDQLNEAGYGEYKKLFK, from the coding sequence ATGGTTTTAGATGAAAGTAAGAAAAAACAGGCACTGAAGAAGTTAACCCAAGAAGAATACGATGTAACCCAGAACGCTGCCACGGAATATCCATTTACTGGCAAGTACGATAATTTTTATGAAAAAGGCATCTACGTTGATGTGGTGTCTGGTGAGCCGTTGTTTTCTAGCCAAGATAAGTATGATGCGGGATGCGGCTGGCCTAGTTTTACCAAGCCAATTGAAAAGCTGCAGTATCACCGCGACCAATCGCATGGCATGGAGCGTACCGAAGTGGTAAGTCCAGAAGCGCAGTCGCATTTAGGGCACGTTTTTACCGATGGACCTGTTGATCGTGGCGGCTTGCGTTACTGCATTAATTCTGCTGCATTGAAGTTTATTCCATATGATCAGCTGAATGAAGCTGGTTATGGTGAGTATAAGAAGTTGTTTAAGTAG
- a CDS encoding mucin-binding protein, with protein MKLAYDDWRKNKEKNYPFAGYTVEIDSLSNAPLTNGGTYTINLGTETRLYNEPYWVITSRTIHYVKYGLTGSDSVASPDVIQEGHSNVTSSKNNPVVNNFNLEKDGHHYVSYETVQRSYNVASGIPDGMTDNKGNMNSIIIFDGQINPTITDWVTPDPDVTQTKSPGKNLSNKIPTNGESYNYLYRKFYHHNYYDKDGNFHQKTYLPNNEGEPITITYYHNQPVDLSFEDISKIDPQDLSGSNYSATNELTTKNDDSNQYNVYDASNGTKSLSQVISDIEAKGYKLVSITNDDDDSQTDLKGNSSIDLIYNKDGVWKSATGGDNADNLIHKRYTIKFVHDVKPTTKNTSVSRNIHYVADEGNSKYEVLKNPDTQTVNFERTAYIDQVTKQEVIKNADGTYSELPADFKPTWKAVGTDNFDKIQKDRFNKDEGKVPGVWEIERANYDDPEGTQLTDNFAPKVANVDAAKTYNDIYLVYKQKAQYNIHYIDVNGVEDKNTYTPTDGYELTDHLVPNVGEGKGIFIGDTPDATQKLWSPADYEKAGYVLVGLSDNAKGDLLGKQTLTKDVQDQYVYLRHAITPSTDKTPKEDVKAETVSQVRTISYRDAETGEKITDELKKYGITANVPDITQTIDYVRVPLYDAFKGMFLGFAAIQTDAKGFAKLDSNGKPEIKKDTNGQPIIATRDDKASWVPTGEHTDYPEQGSPDLTKYGYVKESSLEQKTNNKDGAQVDAKDGDPTQSGGHVDVYYFHEQEDITYVNPKFNIDQKDLEKTFKRTIIYRGTKDGHTYEDVNGSPDGTHKYVQTTTFTRKAIVDAVTKKVIKYTPWTSTKTTLVEVISKTPTEVGYDNVDIKSVSARTVDPDKDPEDLGTTVVTYTVNPTPTPEPNPGNGGNTSDGGNTPDGGSEQPNNPGNNNEVPGNPGGDNETPKETPTPKDDKTTPEKPDEHDDLKLKSPDEHNHTPKKEVNKTSNNTPRSERWNSNKSPKSENVNNVTGSNSAVKSTNSPETVKENTLPQTG; from the coding sequence ATGAAATTAGCCTATGACGATTGGCGTAAAAATAAAGAAAAGAATTATCCTTTTGCGGGTTACACTGTAGAGATTGATTCATTATCGAATGCTCCATTAACAAATGGAGGTACCTACACTATCAATTTGGGAACCGAAACTCGCCTTTATAATGAACCATATTGGGTAATAACTTCACGCACTATTCATTATGTAAAATATGGTCTAACCGGTTCTGATAGTGTTGCTTCTCCAGATGTGATCCAGGAAGGTCATTCAAATGTAACCAGTTCTAAAAATAATCCAGTGGTAAATAACTTTAATTTAGAAAAAGATGGTCATCACTATGTGAGTTATGAAACGGTTCAAAGATCGTATAATGTAGCTTCTGGTATTCCTGATGGGATGACAGATAATAAAGGTAATATGAATTCTATTATTATCTTTGATGGACAGATAAACCCAACTATTACTGATTGGGTTACTCCAGATCCTGATGTAACTCAAACCAAATCACCGGGCAAGAATCTTTCTAATAAAATTCCAACAAATGGTGAATCTTACAATTACCTCTATAGAAAGTTCTATCATCATAACTATTATGATAAAGATGGTAACTTCCATCAGAAGACATATCTTCCTAATAATGAAGGAGAGCCAATTACTATTACTTACTACCACAACCAACCTGTAGATCTTTCATTTGAAGATATTTCAAAGATTGATCCTCAAGATTTAAGTGGGAGCAACTATTCTGCTACTAACGAATTAACGACAAAGAACGATGATAGTAATCAATACAATGTTTACGATGCATCAAATGGTACTAAAAGTTTAAGTCAAGTAATTAGTGATATTGAAGCGAAAGGTTACAAGCTTGTTTCAATTACTAACGATGACGATGATTCTCAAACCGACTTGAAGGGCAACAGTTCAATTGATTTAATCTATAACAAAGATGGTGTTTGGAAGAGTGCAACTGGTGGGGATAATGCTGATAACTTGATTCATAAGCGCTACACTATCAAGTTTGTTCATGACGTAAAACCTACAACTAAAAATACTTCTGTAAGCCGTAACATTCACTATGTGGCTGACGAAGGCAATAGCAAGTATGAAGTATTGAAGAATCCTGATACTCAAACTGTTAACTTTGAACGTACTGCTTATATTGATCAAGTTACTAAGCAAGAAGTTATTAAGAATGCAGATGGTACTTACAGTGAATTACCAGCTGACTTCAAGCCAACTTGGAAAGCTGTTGGAACTGATAACTTTGATAAAATCCAAAAGGATAGATTTAACAAGGATGAAGGTAAGGTTCCTGGCGTTTGGGAAATTGAACGTGCTAACTATGATGATCCAGAGGGAACTCAATTAACGGATAACTTTGCTCCTAAAGTTGCAAATGTTGATGCTGCTAAGACTTATAATGATATTTATCTTGTTTACAAACAAAAAGCTCAATATAATATTCACTACATTGATGTTAATGGTGTAGAAGATAAAAACACTTATACTCCAACTGACGGTTATGAACTTACCGATCATTTAGTTCCTAACGTTGGTGAAGGTAAAGGTATCTTTATTGGCGACACTCCAGATGCTACGCAGAAGTTATGGAGCCCAGCAGACTACGAAAAGGCTGGATATGTTTTAGTTGGTTTATCTGATAATGCCAAAGGCGATTTACTCGGTAAGCAAACCTTAACTAAGGACGTTCAAGATCAATACGTTTACTTGAGGCATGCAATCACCCCTTCAACTGATAAGACACCTAAAGAAGACGTGAAGGCCGAAACTGTCAGTCAAGTACGTACTATTTCATATCGGGATGCTGAAACTGGTGAAAAGATTACAGATGAATTAAAGAAGTACGGTATTACTGCTAATGTTCCTGACATTACGCAAACTATCGATTATGTTCGTGTGCCTCTTTATGATGCATTTAAGGGTATGTTTTTAGGCTTTGCAGCAATTCAAACTGATGCAAAAGGTTTTGCTAAGCTTGATAGTAACGGTAAACCAGAGATCAAGAAAGATACTAATGGCCAACCAATTATTGCTACTCGAGATGATAAGGCATCATGGGTTCCAACTGGTGAACATACTGACTATCCAGAACAAGGCTCACCTGATTTAACTAAGTATGGGTATGTAAAGGAAAGCTCATTAGAACAAAAGACTAATAACAAGGATGGCGCACAGGTAGATGCTAAAGACGGTGACCCAACTCAATCCGGTGGCCACGTGGATGTTTACTACTTCCACGAACAAGAAGATATCACTTATGTGAATCCGAAGTTTAATATTGACCAAAAGGATCTTGAAAAGACCTTTAAAAGAACGATTATCTACCGTGGTACCAAAGACGGTCATACTTATGAAGATGTAAATGGTTCACCAGATGGCACTCATAAGTATGTTCAGACTACCACCTTTACTCGTAAGGCGATTGTAGATGCAGTAACGAAAAAAGTGATTAAATATACTCCTTGGACATCAACTAAAACAACTTTAGTAGAAGTTATTTCTAAGACACCTACTGAAGTGGGTTATGACAATGTTGATATTAAATCAGTTTCTGCACGTACTGTTGATCCAGATAAGGATCCAGAAGATTTAGGTACAACAGTTGTAACTTATACTGTCAACCCAACTCCAACACCTGAACCAAATCCAGGTAATGGCGGTAACACCAGCGATGGTGGAAATACTCCTGATGGAGGCTCAGAACAACCAAATAATCCTGGTAACAACAATGAAGTTCCAGGTAACCCGGGCGGTGACAATGAAACACCTAAGGAAACTCCAACTCCTAAGGATGATAAGACTACACCAGAAAAACCAGATGAACATGACGATTTGAAATTGAAGTCACCTGACGAACATAACCATACTCCAAAGAAGGAAGTTAACAAGACTTCAAATAATACTCCACGTAGCGAACGCTGGAACTCAAACAAATCTCCTAAATCAGAAAACGTAAATAATGTAACAGGTTCTAATTCCGCAGTTAAATCTACCAATAGTCCTGAAACAGTAAAGGAAAATACTTTACCGCAGACTGGTTAA
- the carB gene encoding carbamoyl-phosphate synthase large subunit, whose amino-acid sequence MPKRKDIHKIMVIGSGPIIIGQAAEFDYSGTQACLALREEGYQVVLVNSNPATIMTDTTIADKVYIEPLTVDSISRIIRQEYPDAILPTLGGQVGLNMALALAKTGILDELNIELLGTKLKSIEQAEDREQFKNLCKELGEPVPPSKTVNTVEAAVEFGDEIGYPIIVRPAFTMGGTGGGICHNRKELAEIAKNGLELSPVTECLIEKSIAGYKEIEFEVMRDHDDNAMIVCCMENFDPVGIHTGDSIVFSPSQTLSDKEYQMLRDCSLKLIRALKIEGGCNVQLALDPNSFDYDVIEVNPRVSRSSALASKATGYPIAKMAAKIAVGMTLDEIKNPVTGTTYAEFEPALDYVVCKIPRWPFDKFQKADRTLGTQMKATGEVMAIGRTAEEAMQKAVRSLEIDEKDLYSEEAHRASDDKLEQKLVKAQDDRLFYLAEAFRRGYSLEDVHELTKINFYFLDIVKHMIEMEKELKENKDEVDILRLAKKYGFSDPTIANLWGETADEVRDFRKAHGIIPVYKMVDTCAAEFESQTPYFYSTYDAENESHRSGKKSVIVIGSGPIRIGQGVEFDYATVHCVKALQKMGYEAIVINSNPETVSTDFSVSDKLYFEPLTLEDVLNVCDLEEPEGVIVQFGGQTSINLAAGLEAHGVKILGTTVKDVNRAEDRKLFDDIIKELKLNQPQGLTATTHEGVIEAAEKLGYPVLVRPSYVLGGKAMEIVYNKKELEEYLQDHVDIAADHPILVDDYLDGRECDVDAISDGYDVLLPGIMEHIEHAGVHSGDSMAVYPPQTFTDEIKEKITEVTKKLALTLNCVGIMNIQFIVRDGEVYVIEVNPRASRTVPFLSKITGIEMAQVATRVIMGESLKEQGYGDGLASEPDMISVKAPVFSFSKLADVDSYLGPEMKSTGEVMGSDHTFAKALYKAFAGAKMQLPENGNVLLTIEDRDKDKILPIAKRFARIGYRIFATKGTADFLKKNDLHVDLVTKVHEDEQADDNILNELRNNKIDLVINTMGHDIEKNSDGFIIRQMAIQQNVPLLTALDTADALLTALENRSFATDALQ is encoded by the coding sequence ATGCCTAAGAGAAAAGATATTCATAAGATTATGGTGATTGGTTCTGGTCCAATTATTATTGGTCAGGCTGCGGAATTCGACTATTCTGGTACCCAGGCTTGTCTTGCTCTTCGAGAAGAAGGTTATCAAGTGGTGTTAGTTAACTCTAACCCAGCTACGATCATGACGGATACAACTATTGCAGATAAGGTTTATATTGAACCTTTAACTGTTGATTCAATTTCAAGAATTATTCGTCAAGAATATCCAGACGCTATCTTACCAACCTTGGGCGGTCAAGTAGGTTTAAATATGGCTTTAGCCTTGGCTAAGACTGGCATTTTGGATGAACTTAACATCGAATTATTAGGAACTAAGCTTAAGTCAATTGAGCAAGCCGAAGATCGTGAACAATTTAAGAATTTATGTAAAGAATTAGGTGAACCAGTTCCACCATCTAAGACTGTGAATACAGTTGAAGCTGCCGTAGAATTTGGGGATGAAATTGGTTATCCAATCATCGTACGTCCGGCCTTCACGATGGGTGGTACCGGTGGTGGTATCTGTCATAACCGCAAAGAACTAGCTGAAATTGCTAAAAATGGTTTGGAACTTTCACCAGTAACTGAATGTTTGATTGAAAAATCAATTGCCGGTTATAAAGAAATTGAGTTTGAAGTAATGCGCGATCATGATGATAATGCAATGATCGTTTGTTGTATGGAAAACTTTGACCCGGTTGGTATTCATACTGGTGATTCTATCGTCTTTTCACCAAGTCAAACTTTGTCAGATAAAGAATATCAAATGTTGCGGGATTGTTCGTTGAAATTAATCAGAGCATTGAAGATTGAAGGGGGATGCAATGTGCAACTTGCCCTTGATCCTAACAGCTTTGATTATGACGTAATTGAAGTTAACCCAAGAGTATCCAGATCTAGTGCTTTGGCTTCTAAGGCAACAGGTTATCCGATTGCTAAGATGGCTGCAAAGATTGCGGTGGGGATGACACTTGATGAAATTAAGAATCCAGTAACTGGAACTACCTATGCAGAGTTTGAACCAGCATTAGATTATGTCGTCTGCAAGATTCCTCGCTGGCCATTTGATAAATTCCAAAAAGCCGATCGAACTTTGGGTACACAAATGAAGGCTACTGGTGAAGTAATGGCCATTGGGCGTACAGCTGAAGAAGCAATGCAAAAGGCGGTAAGATCACTTGAAATTGATGAAAAGGATCTTTATTCTGAAGAAGCTCATCGAGCAAGCGATGATAAGTTAGAACAAAAATTGGTTAAAGCCCAAGACGACCGTTTATTCTATTTGGCAGAAGCATTTAGACGTGGCTATTCATTAGAAGATGTGCACGAATTAACTAAGATTAATTTTTACTTCTTAGATATCGTTAAGCACATGATTGAAATGGAAAAAGAGCTCAAAGAAAATAAAGATGAAGTAGATATTTTGCGCTTAGCTAAGAAATATGGGTTCAGTGATCCAACTATTGCCAACTTATGGGGTGAAACTGCAGATGAAGTAAGAGACTTCAGAAAAGCACATGGGATTATCCCGGTTTATAAGATGGTCGATACCTGTGCAGCTGAATTTGAATCACAAACGCCATACTTCTACTCAACTTACGATGCAGAAAATGAATCACATCGATCAGGTAAAAAGTCGGTTATTGTTATTGGCTCTGGTCCAATTAGAATAGGTCAAGGGGTAGAGTTTGACTATGCAACTGTACACTGCGTCAAAGCTTTGCAAAAAATGGGTTATGAAGCAATCGTAATTAACTCTAATCCAGAAACTGTTTCAACTGACTTTTCAGTATCTGATAAGCTTTACTTCGAACCATTAACGCTTGAAGATGTCCTAAATGTCTGCGATTTGGAAGAGCCGGAGGGTGTGATTGTACAATTCGGTGGTCAAACTTCAATTAACTTGGCTGCTGGTCTTGAAGCACACGGTGTTAAGATCTTGGGTACCACAGTTAAGGATGTTAACCGTGCAGAAGATCGTAAGTTGTTCGATGACATTATTAAGGAATTGAAGCTTAACCAACCTCAAGGGTTAACCGCAACTACACATGAAGGAGTTATTGAAGCTGCGGAAAAACTGGGTTATCCAGTCTTGGTTCGTCCAAGTTATGTCTTAGGCGGCAAGGCAATGGAGATCGTCTATAATAAGAAGGAACTTGAAGAATACTTGCAGGATCACGTTGATATTGCTGCAGATCACCCAATCTTAGTTGATGATTACTTGGATGGCCGTGAATGTGATGTTGATGCAATTAGTGACGGGTACGATGTTCTCTTGCCAGGAATTATGGAGCACATTGAACATGCTGGTGTTCACTCAGGTGACTCAATGGCAGTTTATCCACCACAAACTTTCACTGATGAAATTAAAGAAAAGATTACTGAAGTGACTAAGAAGTTAGCCTTAACTTTAAATTGTGTGGGAATTATGAACATTCAATTTATTGTTAGAGACGGTGAAGTCTATGTCATCGAAGTAAACCCACGTGCAAGTAGAACTGTACCGTTCTTAAGTAAGATTACCGGAATTGAAATGGCACAGGTAGCTACAAGAGTAATTATGGGTGAAAGCTTGAAGGAGCAAGGTTATGGTGATGGATTGGCATCAGAACCAGACATGATTTCGGTTAAGGCACCGGTCTTCAGTTTCAGTAAATTAGCTGATGTTGACTCATACTTAGGACCAGAAATGAAGTCAACTGGTGAAGTAATGGGCAGTGACCATACTTTTGCCAAGGCATTATACAAGGCCTTTGCTGGAGCTAAGATGCAACTACCTGAAAATGGTAATGTACTACTTACAATTGAAGATAGAGATAAGGATAAAATTTTGCCAATTGCTAAACGTTTTGCCAGAATTGGTTATCGTATCTTTGCAACAAAGGGTACAGCTGACTTCTTAAAAAAGAACGACTTACATGTAGATCTAGTAACTAAGGTCCATGAAGATGAACAAGCTGATGATAACATCTTGAATGAATTGAGAAACAATAAGATTGACTTGGTTATTAATACAATGGGTCATGATATTGAAAAGAATTCTGATGGCTTTATTATTAGACAGATGGCTATTCAGCAAAATGTACCGTTATTAACGGCATTAGATACTGCAGATGCGCTATTGACGGCACTTGAGAATAGATCTTTTGCAACAGATGCATTGCAATAA
- a CDS encoding GRP family sugar transporter, which translates to MSYLFLFIPAIGWGLMPLFVAGVKKSNIYHQIVGSVLGAFLFGIVVFLIKRPEFNATSFLLAMVAGASWVVGQCGQYYSYAKVGVSETMPISTGLQLIGVPLVGVLIFGEWASTQAKLFGFLGILALIIGVAFTSLTDKGTAEGGKKNQTTTMIVLFLTTLGYIASSSIPKALKGDGVMIFLGQTIGMLIATLVYIVASKQLKVFKEKESYQVIPAGVIFAIAALSYIISVQMNGVNLAFVMSQLCVVISTLGGIIFLHEKKTKKGYIYTVIGLVLIVAGAILTSVF; encoded by the coding sequence ATGAGTTATTTATTTCTATTTATTCCCGCAATCGGATGGGGACTTATGCCACTATTCGTTGCAGGGGTCAAGAAGAGTAATATTTACCACCAAATCGTAGGGTCAGTATTAGGCGCATTTTTATTTGGTATCGTAGTATTCTTGATTAAGCGTCCGGAATTTAACGCTACATCATTCTTACTTGCAATGGTGGCCGGTGCTTCATGGGTAGTTGGTCAGTGTGGTCAGTATTACAGTTACGCAAAGGTTGGGGTTTCAGAAACCATGCCGATCTCAACTGGTTTACAACTGATCGGTGTACCACTTGTTGGGGTCTTAATTTTTGGCGAATGGGCAAGTACACAAGCTAAATTGTTTGGCTTCCTTGGTATTCTGGCATTAATTATCGGTGTAGCATTTACTTCTTTAACCGATAAGGGTACCGCAGAAGGTGGTAAGAAGAATCAGACTACTACTATGATTGTTTTATTTTTGACCACCTTAGGTTACATTGCTTCAAGTTCTATTCCAAAGGCTTTAAAAGGCGATGGAGTAATGATTTTCCTAGGTCAAACAATCGGTATGTTGATCGCAACTCTCGTTTACATCGTTGCTTCTAAGCAACTTAAAGTCTTTAAGGAAAAAGAAAGTTATCAAGTTATTCCAGCCGGTGTAATCTTTGCGATTGCTGCACTTTCATACATCATTTCTGTACAAATGAATGGTGTTAACTTGGCATTCGTTATGTCACAACTTTGTGTAGTTATTTCAACTCTTGGTGGTATTATTTTCTTACATGAAAAGAAGACTAAGAAGGGCTACATTTATACAGTGATCGGTTTAGTACTGATCGTTGCTGGTGCAATTTTAACTTCAGTATTTTAG